Genomic segment of Falco peregrinus isolate bFalPer1 chromosome 5, bFalPer1.pri, whole genome shotgun sequence:
TCCCTTTCCTTCTACAATAAATCATTTATCCTCTTTTAGGAAGATGTGAGCAAGGGAGAATTAGTTAGGCAGGTGCTACAGATAAAGCTCAACCTGCCTTTTTGTACCGTTTGTGCTGGATACCACTTTTTACTCCCATGGCATGGACAGCTGGAAGCACCCAGGCAAACTCATCAATTCATCTTTAAGAAGGTCTTTAATAAACTACATTTGTACTCCAGAACCTTGCACACCAAACTAGTACTTCTTTCTGCTGAAGACTAAGTTTGCTTAGTACCACCTGTGGCTTTTGCATGGGTCTACCACCACCAGCAGATAACCAGCCTCCCCTTGGTGAGTAGAACTAGTGGGTCTAATGCCATCCCCCTAAGTTTAATGACACTACTCAACCTGGAGTCATTGATAATACAAACCGTTAGGCTTGTAGCGTCTGAGCCATTGCcactaataaaaatgttaaagaagATCAGCTCCAGAGACAGATTCATAGGATGCTACATATCTGGTAAGTCTTCTGTCCATGCTCTGTGCTGCCACATTTATAGGTACCAGCTACTTCCACTTTCTTCAGCTAATTTACATCTGCATCAGCTTAATATTGCTTCCCATGTGGCAGTGTATCAAATGCTTACTGAAAAACATctaattttataataaattgGGTATCATCATCCCTACCTAGCAGATGAAGATACACAGGGACTCACCCAAGGCCAGGAGTGACTCAGCAAGCTGAACCTGGTTCTTCTGGGAACACAAAATGGCACCAAACTGTGCTCGATGGTCAAAAAGCACAGCTATACAGCTTCTACTGGCTTCTGTGGCACAGGAGCCAACCCCCAACACAACCTCTTTTTCTGTCCAGTTTTTCAGTAGTATTCTGCATATTCTACCAGTAACAGACACTCATTAGAGACTTTGAATATGTTATGGTTTCAAGGAAAGCATGAAAACTCAGCCTACaaaaacagatatatttttccTCCAAGGTTTCTTAGCCTGTGGGTATCACCCACTGCCAAGATCTTCTGACAGCAGTATTTAGAAGATGAATCTCAGCTGGATAAAAGTGATATTCATGGAGATATCTATTATAAAAAGAGATGTTGGCCAGTAGAGAAACCCCATGCCTACCACCTCAGACCAGCTCTTAATTTGTAGCAATATCAGATACCCTGCATTGTTCTTCTTGCAGAGCTGTCATTTCTTCTCCCACCGCTTCCTGAATGCTGACATGCAAAAATCTCCAAACAGGCGCTTGGAGTTCTCTCTTCAGCTCACAGTTGGCTTCCAAAACCATGAGCCTTGTAGATACATTTATACTACAATCActtttttctggtattttcatGCTCTAGCAAGGACCATACAAGATGTACATTGGCTTAGTCCTTACAGATCAGCTTGAAATGAATTGAGAAAACTGCTAataatgtcatttaaaaatggCATCAATTCTTTCCCCTTCTGAAGTTCATCTGGAATCAAACACTCTGTGAATCTACAATCACTCAGCTGAACTTCAGTCTAAAATGCCAAACATCAGACGAACGACATTTTAGGGCTGAAAGGAGGATGCATGCTGGAGAGGCATGCTGTGACACAGCTGGGCGCTGGGAAAACCAGCAATGGATGGATGGTGGTGATGGAAAGGATGGCTGAAATGCAGCAGGCATATTCACCATGATGAAAGGTGGCTCAGATGAGGCCCAGGAGGTGGCATGGGGGACAGGTCACTCAccacagcctgctctgctggcttGGCAGGCTCAGCAGGGATGGCCTCCTTTTCCACAACGGCAGCAGCAGGGGTTTCCTCGACCTTGGGTTCCCCAGGTGGAGCTTCTTCAGCCTCAGTCTTTggttttattgatttttaagCAGACAGTGGAAAAATTGTTGAGGAGCACACGATAGTGGGGATGGAAGAGGGGAACGGGAACTGTGCCTGGCACAGTACTGTTTCTGGCTCAGTCTTGCCAGGTTTTGCCAGGGAGAGGATGGCAATGCTTGGCCTTACAGCATCTAAAGGGCCCTTTGATGCTCAGTGTTCTACATGTAAACGAAGCCAGTCCTACATCCCTCCCtcacaaggaaagaaagcatcGGCCTCCTGAGTTACAGAAAGGGTTGAtagaggtggggggaaggcaCCCAGTTTGCTCATAAATGCTCCAGAAACTGATGGCAAGCCCAAGAGCTGGAACTGGCACTTGTGTGCACAAATGCTGGGCTTCAAAtatgagtttttaaaattattccttaTTCCCTAGTTCTGCCTGTTCTCAGACAATATAATCCCTCCTCCAGTGGATGTAAGAACAACTAGCAGAGACTCGAACAGTTTTTATATGCATAAAAGCAACCACTGACTGCTTGAATTTTGGCTGTGTGAAAATCATCCCTGGTTTCTTATTGAAATGCATTCCCTCTGGAGCTCTCAATAACCTACAAGGCATCCATTCATCAACCCACTGTTGGGATTTCCACCCTTTTAAATTCTGGCCTAAGCTTGTTTTTCACCAAAAGAACCTTGCAAATAGCAGCAGCCCTGCAACACATCCAGTCCTATAGCAAAAACAGCTCACAGCAAAAGTGCGTTCTCTAATGGAGTCATCGCTTTGCAAATGCATGCGTGTACAAGAGAGCTGCAAGCTGTGCTCAGCATATTCTATTTATAAAGATGGCTGACTCAACCAGATAAAATAAACCCAGTAGATTAATTTGCCATGAACAAATTGCTCAGCATAATACAAAGCTTAAAAGCTATTTAGCTGCTTTGCAGTTGATAAGAGGCAGCTGGCTAGAAGGTCTCCTGTGATGAAGGGACAGCTTCCATTAAATTCTTCAAGATACTAAAATCTTCTCCTCCTTGgtattttttaggaaaaaaactcaTAGCCTCTCACTTGTTTTTTCACATACTCCTTAAGCACACTGATTTTTACTAAGGTACAGAGAAGTCTGCCTAAACAAGACCGTCAGGATTTGGCATAGCATAAAGAAACGTTCATTACACCGTGCTGTGCAGAAATCTCTCTGTGTAATGGATTAATGCCAGCTCTAGGGAATTTCACAAAGAAGAAATaggactgaaatgaaaaacacaaaatagaTTTATCCCAGGTAAGATGCCTAATGAGTTTCCTGAGGTTTAACACTGGAAGAAACTTTCAGGCTTAAAATCACAGGTAATGTTATAACGCAGATTGCATTGATGTGCTTCAAGTCGCTTGTTGACAAAGCTGTCTTCAGACACTTTTCAGCTACAAGTAAAAACAGTCTCACCATATTCAGTAACAACCACAATTACAAGCACCACCAGTGGCATTATACAAAAGCCACATTAAATAATATTATCACTCTGCTGCCATCCAGGCTAACCTAAGACTGTAAGAGAAACTAAGAAACTGCCCAAGTATGATCACTCCCAAACAGATTCTCCACTCCTTAGAAATAGACTGTGCCTACTATTAATATGTGGAGAGtggaaaaaattacagcaataCTGGAGACATTTAAGCAGCCATCACGTACTACCACCAGCTGTGCACTGGACCACAGTACTATCATACTTGTTTCCTAAATGCAATAAATGAACAAACTGTTTGACTACAGCTTTGAAAAGTAAACATATCTTAGAACaacctggttttcttttctttttctctacgCTATCCCTGTAAAAGACTTTCAGTTAGTAAAGATTTAAAACTACAATGGTATAACCTACCAACTCTTTAAAGCTAAGATTTTGTGATTTAGAGGatagaaaacacacacaaaaaaaagagaaaatatcttggtacaaaggaaaaaaggagcaaTTTTTTAGAAGgcatttaaaaaggaagcaaaagccACCACTTACCAAATGTTCtgtcacattttcatttgcttgcaCTGTAAATGCAGAGGTATCCTAGatatagaaatgaaaaacaatgatGCAAAAATACTTGAGATGGGATATTTGTAGGTGTCTATCAAagacctgatttttttaatggtttattCAGGTAAAGCCATTAGTAAATTCACATAGAATAAGACGACTTAGATAATTTGAataggtattaaaaataattattagttAAGCGTACTTAATattaaagacatttctttttcagttataTATTCTATACTTCTAAACTGTTCAATGTTattaaaggcagcaaaaaaatccattcattAAATACATTCGAATTGCAAAGATTCTGTTTCAGGCACAATGCACTTCTAAGTTGTGAAACTCAACCTTTTTTTGCAATGACATGTGCCCGTGCCTGGGGAGTACGCTAGCTCTAAGCTACTTAATGCTGGGCTTTTATTTAGTTAGTAACTATAGTAATTACACATATAAAAGTTTACCTGCATTAAGAAGATAGAAAAATGGACATGCTTTCCAACATCTTGCCCATTCAGAACCAATTAGTTCGCAAAATATTGCTGggccaaataattttttctactGCGGTGTGGGCATCAAATTTTGATTTCCTCTGGGCAAACATTTTCCCATAATTATTAGAGGTAGCAGCCTTCTGCTTTGCCCCTTCCTTATGGATTCTTTACTAATTTAAATGTTCTGGAACAGAACTGTTAAGCACTGGAAGACTCATTCCAATCCTTGTATACACTCAGCCTTTTTGGGTACTTTTCTAACATGGTGTGCAAGGTGTGCTGTGGATGAGCTAGTCTATAAAAGGATGCTGGAAATTAACAAGGGTTATCCACCTGAAATATGGGatcctggcacagccctggaaTTTAAAAGCATAAACATGGTATCTTCATGTGCTGAATCTCTGTGATGCCTAATACAGAGTCTCACCATCAGCACAGCAACAAACGAATAATTTAGGTTTAACTTTCAGATTAAAATATATCTTATATGAAAATCAAgatgcataaataaataaaactcatatatacacacacagagacactgAAAGTATGTGCAGCTGAGGAAACCACGCTTTATAGGATTTGGGGATTGtgagaaaaacccacaaaagagCACAATAAAAAAGCTAAATCAGTCTttgtaggaggaaaaaataagtcCCACTAAGGTTCTTTTTAAGGATTTTTGCTATTAGTTTCAGTCAGGCCGAGAATAACAAGAGTATTAGCACCATTCTAGTAACACCTAGGAATAATTTCCGAGGAAAAGGTTTGGATCCGAGTCAGTATAACACTATTGTGTATGCAGAACAGATTTCCTGAAATTGTACAGCCAGTCCTAATCCCTCCTAacagtacaggaaaaaaaaataaatctcaaaatGTGTTATTTCTCACCTGTGCAAATCCATTAAATGCTGTGCTGGATGCCTAAGTAGAAGTGAAGATCAGAACAAATTATCATTTTTTTACTAGATCAGAACAtgagtaaaaacatttttatttgcaaaataaaaatgtaggcCAGacatcaaaaaagaaagaaagaaagaagtaaaattaagGGTAAGGCAGCAAGAAATATGATGACAGTGTTATTTGGTAACAGGTGTCACAGGCTGAAAGaatacaacaaaaccaaaaagcagaggaacttaagtatttttataaaataataataaaaaaagactagGTGCATTTAAAGTTATacaaccaaaacacaaaacctgcGAGACACAAGGTGCCTTCGCAGTTCAAAGTTTCATTCACtgttctgaaatgcatttttgtcAGCCTGCTTCATTACATGGCTGAGGGGCACCACACTATGAGCAGTTGCATGGcaatctttcaaaaaaagaataGCGCGGGCTTGGGAGGGGCAGTGGGAAACACACAAATGGATTGTTTTTAAACGACAAGGTTATGCATGACCTAAGGAACTCTTTGTCTAGACTAGGCTACACACTGGGGTAGGTACCTCTTCTTTATCAGCCTCAATTTCCTGGTACAACAATCCATATCTCCGGTTAGCAATTTCATCTTCAGATAAATCTGAGTTGTTGGTCTCATTGTCTTTAGGACTAGTTGAACTCTCGGTGCTAGCATTTCTGGAATTTCCCATTTGAAAGAGAGTCAAGGGTCTAGCTATCTCCTTGCTCGGTCCAGGATTGCTAAcgcctgcctgctccccaggcaAGCCTTGTTTTACTGGTGCCTCCTGACTTTTATTGCTTGTGCTCACACCGACTTCTCCCCAGGTGTTATCAGTCCCTCCTAGGTCTTGTGTAGACCATTTATCACTAATGCCTAACCAAACATGTTCCATGTTACCTTCCTCTGAGTCTTGCTGCTTGGGGAAAAAGGGCCAATTATCCAGTCCATTGGCTTGGCCATCTGACAGATTAGAAAAACCCCAAGAATCATTAGTAACTGTTGGATCCCAGTTTGCCAGCCAGGGTTCTGTTTCCAAGGCTTCAGGAATACCACCGCTACTAGGGTGCTCTTCAGcgactgctgctgctgccctacCTGTCACTTGGTTTTCTGCATTATCTAGGCAAGGATTACCACAGCTTGTGCTAGCAGCATCAGCTGTCTCTGGCAGCAACGCCCACtctttttcagcagcagactgaccttcagcagcagcactacCATTTGGGAGGAGGCTGATGCTATTGTCTTCAGTTCCTTTATCAGACTCTTCTGTACTGGATAATTCAGCATCACACAGAATGTTTCCAGTATCTGTAGGGTCCTTTTCTGTGTGGTCAGTTACTTCTAGGTCAACATGTGCCCTCAAGTTTATATGCTCCATGGATGTACTCTCTCCAGTACCACTGTCAGTTTGGTCTAAGCCATCCTCAAATGTCCTTTCACGGTCCTGATCCGAGATACCAAAGACTCTCTCAGGTTCAGCACCAGTGCTTTCTACAGTTTGACAGTTGTCCACTACTATTTTGTCCCCACCTTCCGGCTCTGTGCTCAACAATGGTATTTCTCTATCTGTCTCCTCAATGACACTGACCCATTTGAATTCTTCTTCCCTCGGGTTTTCTAGACTAACACCACTCCCAGCATCCCTATCGCTATCTTCCAACTCATGtaaattttctgcttctgtgctgaCTACCATTTCAAGATCTGATTTTGCTAAACCCTCGTGAAGTTCTGCCACACTGTTTCGTTTCGTTTCACAACCTCGCTCTTCCAGTTCCTCTGTACCTTCTACCTCCTTGCAGTTAACAGCTCTGGTTTCTACCTTTTCACTTGGCTTGGCACCTGCCCACTCGTCTTCCTCCCgctcttcctctgccttttgcACATCACATGGAAGGGGTTCATCCAACAAGCTATCAGTTCCCAGGATGGGTGTCTCAAAACTGGTTATGTTCTCTAGAGGCTGATTGGTCACCACATCTTCCCATGGAGCATTTTTGGCGTCCAACTGGTCCTCCAGTGAAGTCCTCTGGTTTTCGTTTACAGAAGCTGACCCTGGTGCAGCATCCTCCTGCTCACCTACAGCAGGCCAAACACTAGCAGACAGAGTACCCGTGGATTCACTTGAGGTTTGCTCTGccccagggaaaagcaaagaaccGCCTGCAGTAATTTCCTGGCTGACACTGGGTGTGCTAACATCTAGGCCCCAGTTGAGTGAACCTAGATCGGTTTGAGATCTGTTAGTATCTTCTGATGACCCACTGTTTGGGGTTTCCTCCATGACCAGGTTACACAGGGAAAGACTTTTTGAAGAATCAGGCTTtaagcagacagaaaagcaaagaaaaaacacaagatGAAAAAGATAAAGGCGGACTTgatgagaaaacacaaaatttatattttactagagcagttttaatttaaagaatgaaagtgACTAAATTAAGCCGTTTAAGGAAAGCTATGTGGTTTGCAACATTTGGAGGCAATAGAGTGCAATGTAAAAGAGCAGCACTGAtagacaaaaccagaaaactatTACACCACACTGATTAAAGCACATCTCTAGAAAGGTTGCGATGTTGGGGGTAGGTTTGCTTACCGGCTGCACCAACTCACTGCTTGTCTGTATAGCAGAAAATCATAcatgcaaaacacagaaaagaagaatatgAAGTACTTCGTTAGAGCAACAGTTGGTTAATTGGCAGTTCTCTAACCAGCAGCAGTTACCAAATTGATGTGGGGAAGGAGTGGTGGATCCGCTCCTGCCACTCCACAGAAGACTAATcccaggtcccttccagcctctgcATTACATTATAAAATAAGTTCTCCACGTATGTGGAATATTTATCgcaccttgcttttttttctgtaagccaCTGACAATTTTATTGCAGGAACCCTCTTACATCTCATTTGAAAAGAGGGGTTGCTCTGGGAGACAGTGACCTGAGAAGCAAACAATGCATGTGCCAGTGGAGCTTACTTGTGTTTACACTAAGGCATCACTGCATCATTCAGGCAGTGCAGAGAGCCCTGAGCATGCAGCTCCAATTCTCCATCACCCTGTGACATGCAGAGGCATTTATATCCACACAGAGTATGGCATCAAGTCACAAAGCCTGCTGTCTACGCTGCCACTTTGATCAGATACAAATGCTGCCAGGAAGATCAATAACTACTCCGTGCTCAACTTATTAAGAGAAACTCAGTTAAAAGATGGAGTATCCCTAATTTCAAACATTCAGCTGTGAAGCTCActactttgttcttttttattctaGAGCAAAGAGGAAACTAATTAATATTAACAAGCTACAAATAAAACCATGTGAAAGGCAGACATTGATAAAGCTATCTAATATAAGTTCACACCaataaattcaaaacatttctggGTTATTTTAGCTAGTCTAGATATTGGCAGCCTTGAAATTTTGACTAGCCTACAGACATGACTATTTTTTTAGGCTTTATTTAACCTTTCCCAATAGAAAGAGATAAGCATttaatatacattatatatgCCATGTGTTCacaaaacagctctgcaaatcTGAATGCATGAGAAGCATCCACTTATTACTGGGCTGGCTGAAGCTGCAAAAGGTCAAAAATGAGTGTAACAGGCTTCACGTCAAGTCAACCCAGCTATGAACATGACAAAGTCAAAAGAAAGCTCACAAAAATGAGTtgtttccttcctgcagggAAGATTTGGCACAAGGAGGAAGGATTCATGCAGTTTCCTCAAGTAGCAGCTTCTTTTTTGAATTACTCCAATTAATCGTATGCCCACAAAGGCAAGTTAAATTCTCTCTGCACTCCTGAATTTTGAGAAAATGGTTGTCCACTGGGTTAAAGTTCTGAGGAACTACACCTTCAGATAATTAAATCAGGTGACCAGCATCCACTCCATTCCTACCCTCTAATAACTGTAATTTAGGCATGAGAATAGAAGCAACACATGCTTAGCTATAATGATTGTGAAT
This window contains:
- the AMPH gene encoding amphiphysin isoform X4; translation: MADMKTGIFAKNVQKRLNRAQEKVLQKLGKADETKDEQFEEYVQNFKRQEAEGSRLQRELRGYLAAIKGMQDASKKLTESLHEVYEPDWYGREDVRMIGEKCDELWEDFHQKLVDGSLLTLDTYLGQFPDIKTRIAKRSRKLVDYDSARHHLEALQSSKRKDEGRITKAEEEFQKAQKVFEEFNTDLQEELPSLWSRRVGFYVNTFKNVSSLEAKFHKEIALLCHKLYEVMTKLGDQHADKAFTIQGAPSDSGPLRIAKTPSPPEEVSPLPSPTASPNHMLAPASPAPARPKSPTQLRKGPPVPPLPKLTPTKELQQENIINFFDDNFVPEINVTTPSQNEVPETKKVESLLDLDFDPFKPEVAPTGVTHSPMSQTLPWDLWTTSSELVQPPDSSKSLSLCNLVMEETPNSGSSEDTNRSQTDLGSLNWGLDVSTPSVSQEITAGGSLLFPGAEQTSSESTGTLSASVWPAVGEQEDAAPGSASVNENQRTSLEDQLDAKNAPWEDVVTNQPLENITSFETPILGTDSLLDEPLPCDVQKAEEEREEDEWAGAKPSEKVETRAVNCKEVEGTEELEERGCETKRNSVAELHEGLAKSDLEMVVSTEAENLHELEDSDRDAGSGVSLENPREEEFKWVSVIEETDREIPLLSTEPEGGDKIVVDNCQTVESTGAEPERVFGISDQDRERTFEDGLDQTDSGTGESTSMEHINLRAHVDLEVTDHTEKDPTDTGNILCDAELSSTEESDKGTEDNSISLLPNGSAAAEGQSAAEKEWALLPETADAASTSCGNPCLDNAENQVTGRAAAAVAEEHPSSGGIPEALETEPWLANWDPTVTNDSWGFSNLSDGQANGLDNWPFFPKQQDSEEGNMEHVWLGISDKWSTQDLGGTDNTWGEVGVSTSNKSQEAPVKQGLPGEQAGVSNPGPSKEIARPLTLFQMGNSRNASTESSTSPKDNETNNSDLSEDEIANRRYGLLYQEIEADKEEASSTAFNGFAQDTSAFTVQANENVTEHLVVPVTEGAAAAEDGVAVAAGAGDGTATTEQEGVAEGDKPQGEEKEADVSQEKVSSIPSVVIEPASNNEGEGEEHEVVVNESKDASAEMGTQGTDASPSETPQAGSEQKPAEEIQAAPSQDQPVVAEEAASAMPPGFLFKVEVLHDFEAANSDELNLKRGDIVLVIPSETTADQEAGWLTGIKESEWLQYRDANSYKGLFPENFTRHLE